A single region of the Rhodopirellula bahusiensis genome encodes:
- a CDS encoding cellulase family glycosylhydrolase, whose product MKSDSDEPFVIWGVNYDHDESGRLLDEYWIDEWNKVVEDFDEIKQLGANCVRIHLQIGLWMETPEKASVAQVNQLKRLLKLAESKRLYLDITGLACYHKSNVPDWLNELNEAERWKAQARFWSEVAKVCSGCPAVFCYDLMNEPILPGEKPESDWLAGELGGKFFVQRLALRRGERSREEIAEAWVNQMVDAIREQDSQTMVTVGVIPWVFAFGGGKPLFYSPTVGKRLDFVSVHFYPKKGEVQDALNSLKAYEVGKPLVIEEMFPLKCSTEELSAFVLQSQTHADGWVSFYWGATAAELRAREDAGIAEAITADWLDAFQGLPSELEVSTEP is encoded by the coding sequence GTGAAAAGCGACTCAGACGAGCCATTCGTCATCTGGGGAGTGAACTACGACCACGATGAGTCGGGGCGGCTACTCGATGAGTACTGGATTGACGAATGGAACAAGGTCGTTGAAGACTTTGACGAGATCAAGCAACTCGGTGCCAACTGTGTTCGCATCCATCTGCAGATCGGTCTCTGGATGGAGACTCCCGAGAAAGCTTCAGTCGCTCAGGTGAACCAACTCAAGCGGCTGCTGAAGCTAGCTGAGTCAAAGCGTTTGTATTTGGACATCACCGGATTGGCTTGCTATCACAAATCCAACGTTCCGGATTGGCTGAATGAGCTGAACGAAGCAGAACGTTGGAAGGCGCAGGCGAGGTTTTGGTCGGAGGTCGCGAAGGTTTGCTCGGGCTGTCCAGCGGTCTTTTGCTATGACTTGATGAACGAGCCGATCTTGCCGGGTGAAAAACCTGAGTCGGATTGGCTGGCGGGTGAGCTTGGTGGCAAATTTTTTGTGCAGCGTTTGGCGCTTCGTCGGGGCGAGCGAAGCCGCGAGGAGATTGCGGAAGCTTGGGTGAATCAAATGGTTGACGCGATCCGCGAACAGGATTCGCAGACCATGGTCACCGTTGGAGTGATCCCGTGGGTTTTCGCGTTCGGTGGTGGAAAACCCCTGTTCTATTCGCCCACGGTGGGCAAGCGACTCGACTTCGTTTCTGTCCATTTCTATCCCAAGAAAGGTGAAGTTCAGGACGCGTTGAATTCACTGAAGGCCTATGAGGTTGGCAAGCCGTTGGTCATTGAAGAGATGTTTCCTTTGAAGTGCAGCACCGAAGAATTGTCAGCCTTTGTTCTGCAATCACAAACGCACGCGGACGGTTGGGTCAGCTTCTACTGGGGAGCCACCGCGGCGGAACTTCGTGCCCGAGAGGACGCTGGCATCGCTGAAGCCATCACGGCAGATTGGCTGGATGCATTTCAGGGGCTGCCAAGCGAGCTGGAAGTCTCGACCGAGCCGTGA
- a CDS encoding P-II family nitrogen regulator, translating to MKLIIAIVQPSKLDAIKEALTRVEVHRLTVVDCQGFGRQRGQTGSMRGRDYGVSLLRKVQLQIGVNEEFVQPTIDAILEGGRSGESGEIGDGKIFVLPMDDCVRIRTGERGGEAI from the coding sequence ATGAAATTGATCATTGCCATCGTTCAGCCTTCCAAATTGGACGCCATCAAAGAGGCGTTGACTCGCGTGGAGGTGCACCGTTTGACCGTGGTGGATTGCCAAGGGTTTGGGCGGCAACGTGGTCAAACCGGTTCCATGCGTGGCCGTGATTACGGCGTCAGCTTGCTTCGCAAGGTGCAGTTGCAAATTGGTGTGAACGAGGAGTTTGTTCAGCCAACGATCGACGCAATCTTGGAAGGCGGCCGCAGCGGTGAGAGCGGCGAAATCGGTGACGGCAAAATCTTTGTCCTCCCAATGGACGATTGCGTCCGAATCCGAACCGGCGAGCGTGGTGGAGAAGCCATCTGA
- a CDS encoding ammonium transporter has translation MMGIGGSLASVASAQDEPAAATDTAEVADAGDADSEEPAADAGVGYAFDNGFLFLCAVLVLFMQAGFAMVEVGLNSSKNTINILSKNLMDLSVGALLFFFIGFGLMYPGSYGDVENGYFAFGGTGIYESSPDQTFSPQVDWFFQAVFAATAATIVSGAVAGRMKFNAYLVYSAILTGLIYPISGYWKWGGGWLMQFGDLVDGEYAMGFQDFAGSAVVHAVGGFAGLAGAIFLGPRLGRYTAEGKSVPLPGHNVAFAALGVFILWVGWYGFNPGSQLAFQSAGDIDATVFIAVNTTLAAAAGVIVATAVSWGLFGKPDLTMGLNGALGGLVGITACCDAMSNSMSIVVGAVAGALVVLSIVVLDKIKIDDPVGAFPVHGVCGVWGCMALGILPNAHLESGSTSFMIQLIGTVSICAWAFITMSVVFGVLKAVGMLRVSPQEEQAGLDISEHGMHAYPSDAVSGGSVV, from the coding sequence ATGATGGGGATCGGCGGTTCACTCGCGTCGGTAGCTTCGGCTCAGGATGAGCCAGCGGCTGCAACGGATACTGCAGAAGTCGCCGACGCGGGTGACGCTGATTCAGAGGAGCCCGCGGCGGACGCGGGAGTAGGGTACGCCTTCGACAATGGCTTCCTGTTCCTCTGTGCCGTTTTGGTTCTCTTCATGCAGGCCGGCTTCGCCATGGTCGAAGTGGGGCTGAACTCCTCCAAGAACACCATCAACATTCTGTCTAAGAACTTGATGGATTTGTCCGTCGGGGCGTTGCTGTTCTTCTTCATCGGCTTCGGATTGATGTATCCGGGCAGCTATGGTGACGTCGAAAACGGTTACTTCGCCTTCGGTGGCACTGGGATTTATGAATCCAGTCCTGATCAAACATTCTCGCCACAAGTCGATTGGTTCTTCCAAGCCGTCTTCGCCGCGACCGCCGCAACCATCGTTTCGGGTGCTGTTGCTGGCCGTATGAAATTCAACGCTTACTTGGTTTACAGTGCCATCCTGACTGGATTGATTTATCCAATCAGCGGTTACTGGAAATGGGGCGGCGGATGGTTGATGCAGTTCGGCGACTTGGTCGACGGCGAGTACGCCATGGGCTTCCAAGACTTCGCTGGTTCAGCAGTTGTTCACGCAGTCGGCGGTTTCGCTGGCTTGGCTGGTGCGATCTTCCTCGGCCCTCGCTTGGGTCGTTACACCGCCGAAGGCAAGAGCGTTCCATTGCCAGGTCACAACGTTGCTTTCGCTGCTCTGGGTGTGTTCATCCTGTGGGTGGGGTGGTACGGATTCAACCCTGGTAGCCAATTGGCATTCCAATCTGCTGGCGACATTGACGCAACCGTCTTCATCGCTGTGAACACCACCCTCGCCGCAGCTGCTGGCGTGATCGTTGCAACCGCTGTCTCGTGGGGCTTGTTCGGCAAACCTGACTTGACCATGGGCCTGAACGGTGCTCTTGGTGGATTGGTTGGCATCACGGCTTGCTGTGACGCAATGAGCAACTCGATGTCGATCGTTGTCGGTGCTGTTGCAGGTGCCTTGGTTGTTCTCAGCATTGTTGTTCTGGACAAAATCAAAATCGACGATCCCGTCGGTGCTTTCCCTGTCCACGGCGTTTGCGGTGTTTGGGGCTGCATGGCTCTCGGCATCTTGCCAAACGCTCACTTGGAATCTGGTTCAACCAGCTTCATGATTCAGTTGATCGGAACCGTTTCGATCTGTGCTTGGGCCTTCATCACCATGTCGGTCGTCTTCGGTGTACTCAAAGCTGTAGGCATGCTGCGAGTCTCGCCACAAGAAGAGCAAGCAGGTTTGGATATCAGCGAGCACGGAATGCACGCTTACCCATCAGACGCCGTTTCCGGCGGCTCGGTGGTCTAG
- a CDS encoding DNA-3-methyladenine glycosylase family protein codes for MPTPSVPKSQASPGNRRLKTRQAVSPAEGERKAALDYLGKKDAALRLVKHRLGSPPSWRRPAGFETLARIILEQQVSLRSAESTFLKLQHLLAGPLTAEGIVSLSSVQTRACGVSRQKHRYLHQLADDVVRGRFQLDRLAEMPDQQALPQLTARLGIGRWSAEVYLMSALDRPDILPFGDLGLLKGLEELDGGQYESFEAVVERAKQWRPYRSTATRLVWALYLDNRGLLNPMAASSVT; via the coding sequence ATGCCAACACCCTCCGTGCCTAAGTCGCAGGCATCGCCCGGCAACCGCCGCCTAAAAACAAGGCAGGCGGTTTCACCCGCGGAGGGAGAGCGTAAAGCAGCGCTCGACTACCTGGGAAAGAAGGACGCTGCACTCCGACTGGTGAAGCATCGATTGGGCAGCCCACCGTCGTGGCGACGTCCCGCCGGCTTCGAAACGCTCGCTCGAATCATCCTGGAGCAGCAGGTGTCGCTGCGATCGGCGGAGTCGACCTTCCTGAAGTTGCAACACCTGCTCGCTGGACCACTCACCGCCGAAGGCATTGTCTCGCTTTCATCGGTGCAGACTCGAGCGTGCGGAGTCAGTCGACAAAAGCACCGCTATCTGCACCAACTGGCCGATGATGTTGTCCGAGGCCGTTTTCAGCTGGATCGCTTGGCCGAAATGCCTGATCAACAGGCCCTGCCTCAACTGACCGCTAGGCTGGGGATCGGCCGCTGGAGCGCGGAGGTTTACCTGATGTCCGCGCTCGATCGCCCCGACATTCTTCCCTTCGGCGACCTGGGTCTCCTCAAAGGCCTCGAGGAATTGGACGGGGGACAATACGAAAGCTTCGAAGCGGTGGTCGAACGTGCCAAACAGTGGCGCCCGTACCGTTCGACGGCAACTCGATTGGTATGGGCGTTGTACCTGGACAACCGTGGACTTCTGAACCCGATGGCCGCATCGAGTGTCACTTAG
- the rho gene encoding transcription termination factor Rho → MRHPDKDVDKRVRELDAERDPLSLPEEIVSEVTRAGGRVGIPAKDQPPKQALNINDLQKLEHDELLALAETEGLQEIAALPRQELVFRLLKARMSANGLMYGEGTLEILPDGFGFLRSAQYHYLSCPDDIYVSPSQIRRFGLHTGSHVAGQIRPPKENERYFALLRIEAINHADPMQRQRQKPFDDLTPLHPRSRIVTEHDAQELSTRVVDLFTPIGFGQRGLIVSPPRAGKTMLMQSLARGVLNNYPNAYVVVLLIDERPEEVTDMEREIQSPQCEVISSTFDEPPARHIQVAQMVVEKAKRMVESGTDVVIFLDSITRLARAFNSDSDSATGKLLTGGLDAGAMQKPKSIFGSARKVEEGGSLTILATALVDTGSRMDDVIFEEFKGTGNLEIVLDQDLVARRVWPAIDLTRSGTRREEMLLDQEEHRRIETLRRELAEHSPVDSMTELTKRMRKTQNNAEFLMSVQPQD, encoded by the coding sequence ATGCGCCACCCAGACAAAGATGTTGATAAACGTGTTCGCGAGCTTGATGCCGAACGCGATCCGCTCTCGTTGCCCGAAGAGATCGTCAGTGAAGTGACACGCGCGGGCGGCCGAGTTGGCATCCCCGCGAAAGATCAACCGCCCAAGCAAGCGTTGAACATCAACGACTTGCAAAAGCTCGAACATGACGAGTTGCTCGCTCTTGCCGAAACGGAAGGGTTGCAAGAGATCGCTGCGCTGCCGCGACAGGAACTTGTCTTCCGCTTGCTCAAAGCGCGGATGAGTGCGAATGGTCTGATGTACGGCGAAGGCACGCTTGAAATCCTTCCCGATGGATTTGGATTCCTGCGGAGCGCGCAGTACCACTACTTGTCTTGCCCCGACGACATCTATGTCTCCCCCAGCCAAATCCGTCGATTTGGACTGCACACGGGTTCGCATGTTGCCGGGCAAATTCGTCCGCCGAAGGAAAACGAACGCTACTTCGCTTTGCTGCGAATCGAAGCGATCAATCATGCGGACCCGATGCAGCGACAACGCCAAAAGCCGTTCGATGATCTCACGCCACTGCACCCGCGCTCGCGAATTGTGACCGAGCATGATGCGCAGGAACTCAGCACACGTGTGGTGGACTTGTTCACCCCAATTGGATTTGGACAACGAGGTCTGATTGTCAGTCCACCGCGTGCCGGCAAAACCATGTTGATGCAGAGCCTCGCCCGCGGCGTTCTCAACAACTACCCCAACGCCTATGTCGTGGTCTTGTTGATCGATGAACGTCCCGAAGAAGTGACGGACATGGAGCGTGAGATCCAATCGCCTCAATGCGAGGTGATCAGCAGCACGTTTGACGAACCACCGGCGAGACACATTCAAGTCGCTCAGATGGTGGTTGAAAAAGCCAAGCGAATGGTGGAATCGGGAACCGACGTTGTCATCTTCCTCGACTCGATCACCCGGCTCGCCCGAGCGTTCAACAGCGACAGCGATTCGGCAACGGGCAAGCTACTGACCGGCGGCCTGGACGCCGGTGCGATGCAGAAACCCAAGTCGATTTTCGGGTCCGCTCGAAAGGTCGAAGAAGGCGGTTCGCTCACGATCTTGGCAACCGCTTTGGTCGACACCGGAAGTCGCATGGACGACGTGATCTTTGAAGAATTCAAAGGCACCGGCAATTTGGAGATTGTTCTCGACCAAGACCTCGTCGCTCGCCGAGTTTGGCCAGCGATCGACCTGACACGCAGCGGCACACGTCGCGAAGAAATGTTGCTCGATCAGGAAGAACATCGCAGGATTGAAACCCTGCGTCGCGAATTGGCGGAACACTCGCCAGTCGATTCCATGACGGAACTGACCAAGCGAATGCGAAAAACACAAAACAACGCTGAGTTTCTCATGAGTGTTCAACCGCAAGACTGA
- the ribH gene encoding 6,7-dimethyl-8-ribityllumazine synthase, with protein MPSIDGTTGNLPSGRVAIIASRYNANICDSMVQAALQSLTDAGIPEDKHWLIRVPGAWELCWAVEQAFQHADVIGAITLGCVIKGETTHDEHINRAVSDTLMEQSVRTGRPVGFGLLTCNTVEQAIQRSGGTVGNKGHEAADAMLEMLRLQTKMR; from the coding sequence ATGCCTTCCATCGATGGAACCACCGGAAATTTGCCCAGCGGACGTGTTGCAATCATCGCGAGCCGCTACAACGCCAACATCTGCGACTCGATGGTGCAGGCCGCTTTGCAATCACTGACTGACGCTGGCATCCCGGAAGACAAACACTGGCTGATCCGTGTGCCTGGTGCATGGGAATTGTGCTGGGCGGTGGAGCAAGCCTTCCAACACGCTGACGTCATTGGTGCGATCACGCTGGGATGCGTGATCAAAGGCGAGACGACTCACGACGAACACATCAATCGCGCCGTCAGCGACACGCTGATGGAGCAATCAGTACGAACGGGCCGTCCCGTTGGCTTTGGCTTGCTGACTTGCAACACCGTCGAACAAGCGATCCAGCGCAGCGGTGGAACGGTCGGAAACAAAGGCCACGAAGCCGCCGATGCAATGCTGGAAATGCTGCGATTGCAAACCAAAATGCGATAG
- a CDS encoding ATP-binding protein, translated as MTRLFIQFYCGVLLILLIAWIIQAYVFRGTTEAQNISVIENALSGGALLARDEIAAGGMQNIDETVASIQSRFTYPVGVVNRSERSLSKTLLQRLDDGEAVLSGDSIEVALTGTPLLVELGPLPRFAGPRRSDILLGLTSVFLLVALAIAILMRPIARQFRIVERTALAIADGDFAARIVDTGRRRSFPIVDAFNTMADRVESLLRSQKELLQAVSHEFRTPLARIKFATELVRSADTDEKRNQRVDSIDDATDKLDDLVAELLNYTRTDEQSQVAPRERVSAQDIAMDAIGQHAPLHPNIIFDGPTESDNIDLVTYEAGLVRAIGNLVGNAGKYANSKVRVTITNDSNRVCFLVEDDGPGIPVTDRRFVFDPFHRLSGDSQPGTGLGLALVHRICQRLGGKVTIDDSPLGGAAFLVDLPQSLLPMPSHPLPPASAERD; from the coding sequence ATGACTCGTTTGTTCATCCAGTTCTACTGCGGCGTTCTATTGATCCTGCTCATCGCCTGGATCATCCAAGCCTACGTGTTTCGCGGAACGACGGAGGCCCAGAACATCTCGGTGATCGAGAACGCGCTCAGTGGCGGCGCCTTGCTGGCCCGCGACGAGATTGCCGCCGGTGGAATGCAAAACATCGACGAAACCGTCGCCAGCATTCAATCACGATTCACCTATCCCGTCGGCGTGGTGAATCGCTCCGAACGGTCATTGTCGAAGACACTGTTGCAACGCCTCGACGATGGCGAGGCCGTACTTTCCGGCGATAGCATCGAAGTGGCACTCACGGGAACACCGCTGTTGGTCGAACTCGGACCGCTCCCGCGTTTCGCCGGGCCGCGACGCAGCGACATTCTGCTCGGACTGACCAGCGTCTTTCTATTGGTCGCATTGGCGATCGCGATTTTAATGCGTCCCATCGCCAGGCAGTTTCGGATCGTTGAGCGTACTGCATTGGCGATCGCGGACGGTGACTTCGCCGCACGGATCGTGGACACCGGTCGAAGACGAAGCTTTCCAATCGTCGACGCATTCAATACCATGGCCGATCGAGTCGAATCATTGCTTCGCTCGCAAAAGGAATTGCTGCAGGCGGTCTCGCATGAGTTCCGAACGCCGCTCGCTCGCATCAAATTCGCAACCGAATTGGTGCGTTCCGCTGACACGGATGAGAAACGAAACCAACGAGTCGACTCGATCGATGACGCCACTGACAAACTCGATGACTTGGTCGCGGAACTACTCAATTACACTCGCACCGATGAGCAATCTCAGGTCGCACCTCGTGAGCGAGTCTCGGCTCAAGACATTGCGATGGATGCGATCGGGCAACATGCCCCTCTGCATCCCAATATCATCTTCGATGGTCCAACGGAATCCGACAACATCGACTTGGTGACCTATGAAGCCGGTCTAGTTCGAGCAATTGGCAACCTGGTCGGCAACGCTGGAAAATACGCCAATTCCAAGGTTCGCGTCACCATCACCAACGATTCCAATCGGGTTTGCTTCTTAGTCGAGGACGATGGCCCCGGGATCCCAGTGACTGATCGTCGTTTTGTTTTCGATCCCTTCCACCGACTCTCTGGCGATTCCCAGCCTGGCACGGGACTCGGGCTGGCGCTCGTCCATCGGATATGCCAGCGTCTGGGCGGCAAAGTCACGATCGACGACAGCCCACTCGGTGGAGCTGCGTTCTTGGTGGATCTGCCGCAGAGCTTGCTGCCTATGCCCAGCCATCCATTGCCTCCTGCGTCAGCGGAACGCGATTGA
- a CDS encoding SGNH/GDSL hydrolase family protein, translated as MNKKISSLQLRRRLLFIVALAVFIGVPAYLEFKLRRPVGEGPAGPVIDIEPFETAWTQHQVHLLGIGDSVTRGLGAKSKSHSYFERLRENPKDEWLDMRGKHLAAVLPNLTASNVAVSGSTSLDHERVIEAEIETFDDDVFGLVVMTTGGNDLIHSYGRRPPEEGAMYGASLEQAQPWIEAFESRLNKMLRLTSDRFPAGCQIFLGDIYDPTDGVGDAPSIFLPDWPDGLAIHAEYNRVIRRVANQFGHVHVVPLHETFLGHGSHCRQFWRSTYDWDDPTYWFYTNIEDPNDRGYDAIRRVFLQAIVDQRRSLESLPATKMLQEGMKDHSPPQNHLSTR; from the coding sequence ATGAACAAGAAGATTTCCTCGTTGCAACTTCGGCGACGCCTCCTGTTCATCGTCGCGTTAGCCGTCTTCATCGGCGTCCCAGCTTACCTGGAATTCAAGCTTCGTCGTCCGGTCGGAGAAGGGCCCGCTGGTCCGGTGATCGATATTGAGCCGTTCGAAACCGCTTGGACTCAACACCAAGTTCATTTGCTCGGGATCGGCGACAGCGTCACTCGAGGCCTTGGTGCAAAATCGAAGTCACACTCCTACTTTGAACGTCTGCGAGAGAACCCCAAGGACGAATGGCTCGACATGCGGGGAAAGCACTTGGCAGCGGTCCTGCCAAACCTGACCGCCTCCAATGTTGCTGTTTCCGGTTCGACTTCTTTGGACCACGAACGCGTCATCGAGGCTGAAATCGAAACCTTTGACGATGACGTATTTGGATTGGTGGTGATGACCACCGGCGGAAACGATTTGATCCACAGTTACGGTCGCCGACCGCCCGAAGAAGGTGCCATGTACGGCGCGTCGTTGGAACAAGCCCAGCCTTGGATCGAGGCGTTCGAATCAAGGTTGAACAAAATGCTACGTCTGACCAGCGATCGTTTCCCGGCGGGTTGCCAAATTTTCTTGGGCGACATTTACGACCCGACCGACGGCGTCGGCGATGCACCCAGCATTTTCCTCCCCGACTGGCCCGATGGTTTGGCTATCCATGCGGAATACAACCGTGTCATTCGCCGGGTTGCGAATCAGTTCGGGCATGTCCATGTCGTGCCGCTGCATGAGACTTTCTTGGGACACGGATCGCATTGCCGCCAATTCTGGCGAAGCACGTACGATTGGGACGATCCCACTTACTGGTTCTACACCAATATCGAAGACCCAAACGACCGCGGCTACGACGCGATCCGCCGAGTCTTCTTGCAGGCCATCGTCGATCAACGCCGATCCCTCGAATCCCTCCCCGCGACCAAAATGTTGCAAGAAGGGATGAAAGACCATAGCCCACCACAGAATCATCTCAGCACCCGCTAA
- a CDS encoding carboxypeptidase-like regulatory domain-containing protein, producing the protein MAVSARASALLLACVVIGSTGCDATSQSSTPESNTFVEVIYDGKPLANVQVLLKQTSDGGSLARAITNERGLAHFSNLPSPEPESYVVAMESISDGGWMLKPSVMEKFCDSLRLKPFSETPHQKIELPRQAVQSLSSKH; encoded by the coding sequence GTGGCCGTGAGTGCTCGAGCGTCGGCGTTGTTGCTGGCTTGCGTAGTCATTGGTTCGACTGGATGCGATGCGACTTCGCAGTCGTCAACGCCTGAGTCAAATACGTTCGTTGAGGTTATCTACGACGGCAAACCGCTCGCGAATGTGCAGGTTTTGTTGAAGCAAACCTCCGACGGCGGCTCACTTGCCCGAGCCATCACGAACGAGCGTGGCTTGGCTCATTTTAGCAATTTGCCATCTCCTGAACCGGAGAGCTATGTCGTTGCGATGGAATCGATCAGCGATGGCGGTTGGATGTTGAAGCCATCCGTGATGGAGAAGTTTTGCGACTCTCTGCGACTGAAACCATTTTCCGAAACACCTCACCAGAAAATTGAGCTGCCACGTCAGGCCGTTCAATCACTTTCATCCAAACATTGA
- a CDS encoding DUF1559 domain-containing protein, with amino-acid sequence MKFTVPRMRQTRFREAFTLVELLVVIAIIGILVGLLLPAVQAAREAARRMQCSNNMKQIALATHNYESSFKCIPAMTGSSSFSVQARVLPYIEQAGLSELINFEQPLLIGPPWAASFNPVLREAVEKVVPTFLCPSDVGDPRFSTTFADGATGFSGGLSYMYSYGSGTDTNYDDRYRTDGMVWENSWAKFRDCLDGTSQTVLMAETIMGDQTSGLTEPTPAGPHRRIANWSGTSGNTAPNPGFVEGGALIQNPDLETVFPAKISSYSGNRGSCWIRGVPYATVINGYMTPNSSIPDIGIHGRGFYSSRSYHTGGSMHAMLDGSVHFMTDSIDRTTYHALFSRDGREVVQWP; translated from the coding sequence ATGAAATTTACAGTACCGCGGATGCGGCAAACGCGTTTTCGCGAAGCGTTCACCCTGGTCGAGTTGCTGGTGGTCATTGCGATCATCGGCATCTTGGTCGGCTTGCTTTTACCGGCCGTTCAAGCCGCTCGTGAAGCTGCACGCCGCATGCAGTGCAGCAACAATATGAAACAGATTGCCTTGGCGACTCACAACTACGAGAGTTCGTTCAAGTGCATCCCGGCGATGACGGGATCAAGCAGTTTCTCCGTCCAAGCTCGCGTATTGCCATACATCGAGCAGGCTGGGCTGAGCGAACTGATCAACTTCGAACAACCGCTCTTGATCGGCCCTCCATGGGCAGCGAGCTTCAATCCGGTTCTTCGCGAAGCCGTCGAAAAAGTGGTTCCGACCTTCCTTTGTCCCAGCGACGTTGGCGACCCAAGGTTCAGCACCACATTTGCCGATGGAGCGACCGGCTTCTCCGGTGGACTGAGCTACATGTATAGCTACGGCAGCGGAACGGACACCAACTACGACGACCGCTATCGAACCGATGGAATGGTTTGGGAGAACTCCTGGGCCAAATTTCGCGACTGCTTGGATGGGACCAGCCAGACGGTCTTGATGGCGGAAACGATCATGGGCGATCAGACCAGTGGACTGACCGAACCCACACCCGCTGGCCCGCATCGTCGGATTGCAAACTGGAGTGGCACGAGTGGGAACACTGCTCCCAACCCGGGGTTCGTAGAGGGTGGGGCGCTGATCCAGAACCCTGATTTGGAGACCGTTTTCCCCGCAAAGATCAGCTCTTACTCCGGGAATCGTGGGTCGTGTTGGATTCGAGGCGTGCCTTATGCGACGGTGATCAACGGCTACATGACGCCGAATTCATCGATCCCCGACATCGGAATTCATGGTCGGGGATTCTATTCCTCGCGGTCGTATCACACCGGCGGTTCCATGCACGCGATGTTGGATGGCAGCGTTCATTTCATGACCGATTCCATCGATCGAACGACGTACCACGCGTTGTTTTCACGCGACGGCCGGGAGGTGGTCCAGTGGCCGTGA
- a CDS encoding succinylglutamate desuccinylase/aspartoacylase family protein, whose translation MPSSKQFPEIEPGPGERLNTEMVISESYSSREITIPLHIRRGLQDGPRVFVTAALHGDELNGTGAIRQLLSDSSWDLHSGTLILAPVLNILGYERHSRYLPDRRDLNRCFPGSKTGSMSSRMARTIFDQLIEPCDYGIDLHTAAVRRTNYPNARADLSNPKCAEMAEAFGAGIILDAPGPECSLRRSATDHGVPTIVVEGGEVWRMESAVIDCMTRGVLNVLRKLQMVDGEIDVPIKQTVISHTKWIRAERGGLMQMHVAPGETVKKDQALATNCSLLNEGQNQLLAPFSGVVLGASTLPSVKPGEPVVHIGKLGTRKQTNAYEKRSGNDSIQQDAIEQFSSSVHVTAPEPITDFDDVDS comes from the coding sequence ATGCCATCTTCCAAACAGTTCCCCGAAATCGAACCTGGACCCGGCGAGCGGCTGAACACCGAGATGGTCATTTCGGAATCTTACAGCAGTCGTGAGATCACAATTCCTCTTCACATTCGCCGGGGCCTTCAAGATGGTCCACGCGTATTCGTCACCGCCGCGTTGCACGGGGACGAACTCAACGGAACGGGAGCCATTCGTCAATTGCTTTCCGATTCGTCTTGGGACCTGCACTCGGGAACATTGATCTTGGCGCCAGTTCTCAACATCCTTGGATACGAACGTCACTCGCGATACCTGCCTGACCGTCGCGACTTGAACCGTTGTTTCCCTGGATCAAAAACGGGCAGCATGTCGTCACGAATGGCCCGAACCATCTTTGATCAATTGATCGAACCCTGTGACTACGGAATTGACCTGCACACCGCAGCCGTGCGTCGCACCAACTACCCGAATGCTCGAGCTGATCTAAGCAATCCAAAGTGCGCTGAGATGGCCGAAGCTTTTGGAGCTGGCATCATTCTGGATGCTCCCGGGCCGGAATGCTCCCTCCGTCGTTCCGCGACCGACCACGGGGTGCCAACGATCGTTGTCGAAGGCGGTGAGGTCTGGCGGATGGAATCTGCAGTCATTGACTGCATGACTCGCGGGGTTCTCAATGTGCTCCGCAAACTTCAGATGGTCGATGGCGAAATTGATGTTCCGATCAAGCAGACCGTGATCAGTCACACGAAATGGATCCGGGCCGAACGAGGTGGACTGATGCAAATGCATGTCGCACCCGGAGAAACGGTCAAAAAAGACCAAGCCCTGGCAACGAACTGCAGTTTGCTCAACGAAGGCCAGAACCAATTGCTCGCACCATTTTCAGGCGTGGTGCTTGGCGCCAGCACACTGCCATCTGTCAAACCCGGAGAGCCCGTCGTTCACATCGGCAAACTCGGAACTCGCAAACAGACAAACGCCTACGAAAAACGTTCGGGGAACGATTCCATCCAACAAGATGCAATCGAGCAATTCTCATCAAGCGTCCACGTCACGGCTCCAGAACCAATCACTGATTTCGATGACGTCGATTCGTGA